In the genome of Deinococcus terrestris, one region contains:
- a CDS encoding heavy metal translocating P-type ATPase, whose product MSASPSQLEYFVDGMDCASCVQKVEHMVATLPGTGEVKTSFNRQTLALALDETQTGRDRLERNLKALGYTPSLLAPKPSAAGDHAGHDHDHAGHGHVHEAPKPGQPWYVTGQGKLVVGSGVLLALAWLFGFMEPQLATYGYVAATLLGVWPLAKKAVASARFGDYFSINTLVSLAAIGAVLIGEAAEGAVVVFFFAVGELLEGIAAGRARAGIQALAALAPKTAVLLENGQAREVAADALQVGQVVQVNPGARVPADGTILGGTSSLNDSPVTGESVPVVKGTGDTVYAGSINTDGMLTVRVDRSAHDNTIARVIHLVEEAEGSKAPTARFIDRFSRWYTPGVVGVSALVALIPPLFLGAEWSSWLYKGIALLLIGCPCALVLSVPAAITSGISAGARRGLLIKGGAALEAIGSVKTVAFDKTGTLTAGQPRVTDILGQGLDKNEVLRLAAAVESGSSHPLARAITDAAKEAKLSLPPITDAQALPGKAVSATVGGRTLSVSSPRHAATLTVLPAELGEAIQGFEEQGRTAVVLLEGRTPLGVIAIRDEPRPDAREALARLRRLGVTPLMLTGDNARTGRAIAGDLGLGVQADLLPEDKLRVIAGLKAHGGVAMVGDGINDAPALAQSDVGIAMGGGTDVALETADAALLRERVGGVADLVDLSRATMQNIKVNIAFALGLKVIFLITTLLGYTNLWMAILADTGATALVTANALRLLRWKGTEAPTSRSAAVPARQART is encoded by the coding sequence ATGAGTGCCTCTCCCTCCCAGCTCGAGTACTTTGTGGACGGCATGGACTGTGCCAGTTGCGTCCAGAAGGTCGAGCACATGGTGGCGACGCTCCCAGGCACCGGCGAGGTCAAGACCAGCTTCAACAGGCAGACCCTAGCGCTGGCGTTGGACGAGACCCAAACCGGGCGGGACCGCTTGGAGCGCAACCTCAAGGCCCTGGGCTATACGCCGTCGCTGCTGGCCCCAAAGCCTTCTGCGGCCGGAGACCACGCCGGGCACGACCACGATCACGCGGGTCATGGACACGTCCACGAGGCTCCGAAACCCGGTCAGCCCTGGTACGTGACCGGACAGGGCAAGCTGGTCGTCGGCTCGGGCGTGTTGCTGGCTCTCGCCTGGCTGTTCGGGTTCATGGAGCCGCAATTGGCGACCTACGGGTACGTCGCCGCGACCCTGCTGGGTGTGTGGCCGCTGGCAAAAAAGGCGGTTGCCAGTGCGCGGTTTGGGGACTACTTCAGCATCAACACGCTGGTGAGCTTGGCCGCCATCGGTGCGGTCCTGATCGGGGAAGCCGCCGAGGGGGCCGTCGTCGTGTTCTTCTTCGCGGTTGGGGAATTGCTGGAGGGCATCGCGGCAGGGCGGGCGAGGGCAGGCATCCAGGCGCTGGCAGCCCTCGCCCCCAAGACGGCGGTGCTGCTGGAAAACGGGCAGGCCCGCGAGGTGGCCGCCGATGCCCTCCAGGTCGGGCAGGTGGTGCAGGTCAACCCCGGCGCGCGCGTTCCCGCTGACGGCACCATCCTGGGTGGTACCTCCAGCCTGAATGACAGCCCCGTCACCGGCGAGAGCGTCCCGGTCGTGAAGGGTACCGGGGACACGGTCTACGCGGGCAGCATCAATACGGACGGGATGCTCACCGTACGGGTGGACCGCTCCGCGCACGACAACACCATCGCCCGCGTCATCCATCTGGTCGAGGAGGCCGAAGGCAGCAAGGCCCCCACCGCCCGCTTTATCGACCGCTTCAGCCGCTGGTACACGCCTGGCGTGGTGGGCGTCTCCGCGCTGGTGGCCCTGATCCCGCCCCTGTTCCTGGGCGCCGAGTGGTCTTCCTGGCTCTACAAGGGCATCGCCCTGCTCCTGATCGGTTGTCCCTGTGCGCTGGTGCTCTCTGTCCCCGCCGCCATCACCAGCGGCATCAGCGCCGGGGCCCGCCGGGGCCTGCTGATCAAGGGCGGTGCGGCCCTGGAAGCCATCGGCAGCGTGAAGACAGTGGCCTTCGACAAGACCGGGACGTTGACGGCCGGGCAGCCTCGGGTGACGGACATTCTGGGACAGGGCCTCGACAAGAACGAGGTTTTGCGCCTCGCCGCCGCCGTGGAGTCGGGCAGCAGCCACCCGCTGGCGAGGGCAATCACCGACGCGGCGAAGGAGGCGAAGCTGTCCCTCCCGCCCATCACGGACGCTCAGGCTCTCCCCGGCAAGGCCGTGAGCGCCACCGTGGGGGGCCGGACGCTGAGTGTCAGTTCCCCCCGGCACGCCGCCACCCTGACCGTCCTGCCCGCTGAGCTGGGCGAGGCCATCCAGGGGTTCGAGGAGCAGGGCCGCACCGCCGTGGTGCTGCTGGAGGGCCGCACTCCCCTCGGCGTGATTGCCATCCGTGACGAACCCCGACCCGACGCGCGTGAGGCCCTCGCCCGCCTGCGGCGCCTGGGCGTGACCCCCCTGATGCTCACCGGTGACAACGCCCGCACCGGGCGGGCCATCGCGGGCGACCTGGGCCTCGGCGTACAAGCGGATCTGCTGCCGGAAGACAAGCTGCGCGTGATCGCCGGGTTGAAAGCACACGGGGGCGTGGCGATGGTGGGCGACGGCATCAACGACGCCCCCGCGCTGGCACAGTCGGACGTGGGCATCGCGATGGGCGGCGGCACCGACGTGGCGCTGGAGACGGCGGACGCGGCCCTGCTGCGCGAGCGCGTCGGTGGCGTGGCGGACCTGGTAGACCTGTCCCGGGCCACCATGCAGAACATCAAGGTCAATATCGCCTTCGCGCTGGGCCTCAAGGTCATCTTCCTGATTACCACCCTGCTGGGGTACACCAACCTCTGGATGGCGATCCTGGCCGATACGGGAGCCACCGCCCTGGTGACGGCCAACGCCCTGCGCCTGCTGCGCTGGAAAGGCACTGAAGCCCCAACGTCCCGGTCGGCGGCTGTTCCGGCGAGGCAAGCCCGGACGTGA
- a CDS encoding DUF305 domain-containing protein, translated as MTFARDMSAHHAQPVTMSVTLFMRAADPAVKLLAQDLLLSEQAQIRQMRGWLMAWGRPLADREAPMADPRWV; from the coding sequence GTGACCTTCGCCCGGGACATGAGCGCCCATCATGCCCAGCCGGTGACCATGAGTGTCACCCTCTTCATGCGGGCGGCTGACCCGGCGGTGAAACTCTTGGCGCAGGACCTTCTGCTGAGTGAGCAGGCCCAGATTCGACAGATGCGGGGCTGGCTGATGGCCTGGGGACGGCCACTCGCGGACCGCGAAGCCCCCATGGCCGACCCGCGGTGGGTCTGA
- a CDS encoding cation diffusion facilitator family transporter → MSEHSHSHGGNANAGQLGIALALTGTFLIVEVVSGLLSGSLALLSDAGHMLTDVMALALSLVAIRLGQRAADRRRTFGYRRAEILAAAVNAGALFAIGIYILVEAYGRLSDPVEVQTTPMLVVAVLGMLVNVISARILVGGSQNSLNMKSAYLEVMGDLLGSVAVIVGTLIIRFMGPTWVDPLLGALIGLWVLPRTWTLLKTSVNVLMEGAPEGLETGCVRTLRAFLEFSRFTTSTCGA, encoded by the coding sequence GTGAGTGAGCACAGCCACAGCCACGGCGGGAACGCGAATGCCGGGCAACTGGGAATCGCGCTAGCCCTGACCGGTACTTTCCTGATCGTCGAGGTCGTCTCCGGCTTGCTCTCCGGGAGCCTCGCGCTGCTCTCAGATGCTGGGCACATGCTCACCGACGTGATGGCGCTGGCGCTTTCCCTTGTGGCGATCCGTCTGGGGCAGCGGGCGGCTGACCGGCGGCGCACCTTCGGCTATCGCCGGGCCGAGATTCTGGCGGCAGCCGTCAACGCCGGGGCGCTGTTCGCCATCGGCATATACATCTTGGTGGAGGCCTACGGGCGGCTGAGTGATCCGGTCGAGGTGCAGACCACGCCCATGCTGGTCGTGGCGGTGCTGGGCATGCTCGTCAATGTCATCAGCGCCCGCATCCTGGTGGGGGGCAGCCAGAACAGCCTGAACATGAAGTCGGCCTATCTGGAGGTCATGGGAGACCTGCTGGGTTCGGTGGCCGTGATCGTGGGGACGCTGATCATCCGCTTCATGGGACCGACCTGGGTGGACCCGCTGCTGGGTGCGCTCATCGGGCTGTGGGTGCTGCCGCGTACCTGGACACTGCTGAAGACCAGTGTGAATGTGCTGATGGAGGGCGCGCCCGAGGGACTGGAGACCGGCTGCGTACGGACCTTGCGGGCCTTCCTGGAGTTCAGCAGGTTCACGACCTCCACGTGTGGAGCGTGA
- a CDS encoding SCO family protein gives MSPPRRPTWHSMLWALLAVALLLGGVWAYARIKSSFPFYDTVYSPQTAAPALTGTGEDGRPFTLSDLRGQTVAVFFGFLHCSNICPTTLASLERVRQALPEKDRGNFRSVLVTLDPARDEVPRLREYVTYFSSSARGVFIPEPQLTQTAAAWGVGYQKADVESAATYQINHTTGVYLIDCEGQQRVVWDYTQITDTNRVAADVREVMR, from the coding sequence ATGTCCCCTCCGCGCCGTCCCACCTGGCACTCCATGCTGTGGGCGTTGCTGGCAGTCGCTCTGCTGCTCGGCGGTGTGTGGGCCTATGCCCGGATCAAAAGCTCTTTCCCCTTTTACGACACCGTGTATAGCCCGCAGACCGCCGCGCCCGCGCTGACCGGCACCGGGGAGGATGGCCGCCCCTTCACCCTGAGCGACCTGCGCGGTCAGACAGTCGCCGTCTTTTTCGGCTTTCTGCACTGCTCCAACATCTGCCCGACCACGCTCGCCTCCCTGGAACGGGTGCGCCAGGCCCTGCCAGAGAAAGATCGGGGAAATTTTCGCAGCGTGCTCGTGACGCTCGACCCCGCCCGCGACGAGGTGCCCAGGCTGCGGGAGTACGTCACGTACTTCAGCTCATCCGCCCGGGGCGTCTTCATCCCGGAGCCTCAGCTCACGCAGACGGCGGCCGCCTGGGGCGTCGGCTACCAGAAGGCCGATGTGGAGAGTGCGGCCACCTATCAGATCAACCATACCACCGGGGTCTACCTGATCGACTGCGAGGGGCAGCAGCGGGTCGTCTGGGATTACACCCAGATCACGGACACCAACCGGGTGGCGGCCGACGTGCGGGAGGTGATGCGGTGA